A window from Mixophyes fleayi isolate aMixFle1 chromosome 12, aMixFle1.hap1, whole genome shotgun sequence encodes these proteins:
- the LOC142109198 gene encoding acyl-coenzyme A thioesterase THEM4-like isoform X2 — protein sequence MTMLRSCARLFHKSIALCNLPTHHHTVTSFPCHFSIRHSTEALRDFALPNATWTQNFQDLYNKFLELSKNGSWKRIPSHNTTAHHLKGDSLETGIDKRLFLRNLDSDGVGFEYSMFYNKAERRMICIFQPGPYLEGLPGYAHGGCIATIIDSTAGAGAVYTYGSVMTANLNINYLKPVPLGCTLLVDSHVEKLDGRKVYSSCQIRSHDDVTLHTEATALFIKANP from the exons ATGACCATGCTGAGAAGTTGTGCCAGGCTGTTCCACAAGAGCATTGCTCTGTGTAACCTTCCCACTCATCACCACACTGTTACTTCCTTTCCCTGCCACTTCTCA ATCAGACACAGTACTGAAGCACTGCGAGATTTTGCATTGCCTAATGCTACTTGGACCCAGAATTTCCAGGATCTTTACAACAAATTCCTGGAACTCAGTAAAAATGGCAGCTGGAAAAGAATCCCTTCCCACAACACCACAGCTCATCACTTAAAAG GTGACTCTTTGGAGACAGGAATAGACAAACGCCTGTTCCTCAGAAACCTAGATAGTGATGGTGTTGGGTTCGAGTACAGCATGTTTTATAACAAGGCAGAGAGAAGGATGATCTGTATTTTCCAACCTGGCCCCTACCTTGAGGGACTTCCTGG ATATGCCCATGGAGGATGCATCGCTACTATTATTGACAGCACAGCTGGAGCAGGAGCTGTATACACATACGGAAGTGTCATGACAGCCAATCTCAACATCAACTACCTCAA ACCTGTACCCCTAGGATGCACCTTGTTGGTGGACAGTCATGTTGAAAAACTAGATGGTCGGAAGGTGTATTCAAGTTGTCAAATCCGGAGCCATGACGATGTAACCCTTCACACAGAAGCGACTG CTCTGTTTATCAAGGCGAATCCTTAA
- the LOC142109198 gene encoding acyl-coenzyme A thioesterase THEM4-like isoform X1 has product MTMLRSCARLFHKSIALCNLPTHHHTVTSFPCHFSIRHSTEALRDFALPNATWTQNFQDLYNKFLELSKNGSWKRIPSHNTTAHHLKGDSLETGIDKRLFLRNLDSDGVGFEYSMFYNKAERRMICIFQPGPYLEGLPGYAHGGCIATIIDSTAGAGAVYTYGSVMTANLNINYLKPVPLGCTLLVDSHVEKLDGRKVYSSCQIRSHDDVTLHTEATALFIKANP; this is encoded by the exons ATGACCATGCTGAGAAGTTGTGCCAGGCTGTTCCACAAGAGCATTGCTCTGTGTAACCTTCCCACTCATCACCACACTGTTACTTCCTTTCCCTGCCACTTCTCA ATCAGACACAGTACTGAAGCACTGCGAGATTTTGCATTGCCTAATGCTACTTGGACCCAGAATTTCCAGGATCTTTACAACAAATTCCTGGAACTCAGTAAAAATGGCAGCTGGAAAAGAATCCCTTCCCACAACACCACAGCTCATCACTTAAAAG GTGACTCTTTGGAGACAGGAATAGACAAACGCCTGTTCCTTAGAAACCTAGATAGTGATGGTGTTGGGTTCGAGTACAGCATGTTTTATAACAAGGCAGAGAGAAGGATGATCTGTATTTTCCAACCTGGCCCCTACCTTGAGGGACTTCCTGG ATATGCCCATGGAGGATGCATCGCTACTATTATTGACAGCACAGCTGGAGCAGGAGCTGTATACACATACGGAAGTGTCATGACAGCCAATCTCAACATCAACTACCTCAA ACCTGTACCCCTAGGATGCACCTTGTTGGTGGACAGTCATGTTGAAAAACTAGATGGTCGGAAGGTGTATTCAAGTTGTCAAATCCGGAGCCATGACGATGTAACCCTTCACACAGAAGCGACTG CTCTGTTTATCAAGGCGAATCCTTAA